A stretch of DNA from Gimesia chilikensis:
GGTTAAACTTCGGTTACGAGAAAACGAATCTATTCAGGAGGCAGTCAAACGGTTCCGCAAGATTGTTGAACACGCTGGTATCAAAAAAGAAATGCGTCGCCGTGAATACTACGAAAAGCCCAGCGATGAAAACCGAAGAAACAGACGACGTGCAGAACGGCGTGCCCGTCTCTCCCGTCTGCAGAACAATCAGTAACCACTGAGATCTGACAATACACAAAAAACGCATCCCTTTTCGGATGCGTTTTTTTATGCGCCCTCAGTTCTCCGATTTCGTTTCAGCCGCCGCGGCTTCTTCTGCAGCCTGTTTGTCCCTCGACGCCTTTGCCTCGGCTGACTCTGCCGCCTTCTGCTTAACGTGTTCCTTCTGTCCCTTCACGAAGGCGT
This window harbors:
- the rpsU gene encoding 30S ribosomal protein S21, which gives rise to MVKLRLRENESIQEAVKRFRKIVEHAGIKKEMRRREYYEKPSDENRRNRRRAERRARLSRLQNNQ